A single window of bacterium DNA harbors:
- a CDS encoding DUF4143 domain-containing protein, which yields MRDLTVVNELPAWATNRLKRLTRAPKRYMVDSGLLGGILRVGIDDVLASGDLLGTMIETFVVAQLQAQAAVSSTRYRLSHLREYDGRREVDVIAELAGGRIVGVEIKAAAGVGSSHARHLSWLAQTMQDRFAGGVVLHTGRDTFELGDGILAAPISTLWA from the coding sequence TTGCGGGACCTGACGGTCGTGAATGAACTACCGGCTTGGGCGACCAACCGGCTCAAGCGCCTCACCCGGGCGCCCAAGCGCTACATGGTCGACTCCGGCCTGCTCGGGGGAATCCTGCGCGTCGGCATCGACGATGTCTTGGCCAGCGGCGACCTGCTCGGCACCATGATCGAGACGTTCGTGGTGGCCCAGTTGCAGGCCCAAGCGGCCGTGTCGAGCACCCGCTACCGGCTCTCGCACCTGCGCGAGTACGACGGCCGCCGGGAGGTGGACGTGATCGCAGAACTGGCCGGCGGGCGGATCGTCGGCGTGGAGATCAAAGCCGCGGCCGGCGTCGGGAGCTCCCACGCCCGCCACCTGTCGTGGCTGGCCCAGACGATGCAGGACCGCTTCGCGGGCGGTGTTGTGCTCCACACGGGCCGGGACACCTTCGAACTGGGTGACGGCATACTGGCGGCGCCCATCTCCACCCTGTGGGCATAG
- a CDS encoding carbohydrate ABC transporter permease has protein sequence MAGLKLIRRRRREAEQAPMRLSAPVPGYLRVALGIAVALVFIAPVWWVVAASFKPQFAIFRDAAPVTAATFLPFDATLDNYREVFGRLGMGRALINSTIVAVSQVILTLVLCSTGAYAFSRLRFPGRRVLFIIILGTLLVPFESILIPMYLMASRLGLGDMLPAVFLPEIASAFGLFLLRQAFDDVPRELDDAALVDGASHFRVYFDVLLPNIKPALATLSVITFLWSWNGFLWPLVIIQRPELQLIQVALAQTVVPGELPNWGAILAGATIATVPVLILFLLLQRYIVQGFTESAMKG, from the coding sequence ATGGCCGGGCTGAAGCTGATCAGGCGCCGGCGGCGGGAGGCGGAGCAGGCGCCGATGCGGCTGAGCGCTCCGGTGCCCGGATACCTCCGGGTGGCGCTCGGCATCGCCGTGGCGCTGGTGTTCATCGCCCCGGTGTGGTGGGTGGTGGCGGCGTCGTTCAAGCCGCAGTTCGCCATCTTCCGTGACGCCGCGCCGGTCACCGCCGCCACGTTCCTCCCGTTCGACGCCACCCTCGACAACTACCGGGAGGTGTTCGGCCGCCTCGGCATGGGTCGGGCACTGATCAACTCCACCATCGTGGCCGTATCCCAGGTGATCCTGACGCTGGTCCTCTGCTCGACGGGCGCCTACGCGTTCTCCCGCCTGCGGTTCCCGGGGCGGAGGGTGCTGTTCATCATCATCCTGGGAACGCTCCTGGTGCCCTTCGAGTCGATCCTCATCCCCATGTACCTGATGGCGAGCCGCCTCGGGCTCGGGGACATGCTGCCGGCCGTTTTCCTGCCGGAGATCGCCAGCGCCTTCGGCCTGTTCCTGCTGCGGCAGGCCTTCGACGACGTCCCCCGCGAGCTCGACGATGCCGCCCTGGTCGACGGGGCGTCCCACTTCCGGGTCTACTTCGATGTCCTCCTCCCGAACATCAAGCCGGCCCTGGCGACCCTGTCGGTGATCACCTTCCTCTGGTCCTGGAACGGTTTCCTGTGGCCCCTCGTGATCATCCAGCGGCCCGAGCTGCAGCTGATCCAGGTGGCCCTGGCCCAGACGGTGGTTCCCGGCGAGCTGCCCAACTGGGGGGCGATCCTGGCCGGCGCGACGATCGCCACGGTCCCGGTCCTGATCCTGTTCCTCCTCCTGCAGCGATACATCGTCCAGGGATTCACCGAAAGCGCGATGAAAGGATGA
- a CDS encoding sugar ABC transporter permease, producing MAKVRTKTRYSRFTTVAGFLGPFLVLLVVFRLIPIAEVALTSLQYFNLLRPDERLFIGVDNFVRLASDHRFLKSMQVSATFVVGMIVLQIPLALGLALALRGSQRGIRRIRTIVFSPVTMSIVVVTAIWRLLLDPANGIFNGVLERLGFEGLDFITSTSQALPSLMLMIIWYQIGFTMILFVAGLQAIPTVYAEAAAVDGAGPWQRFRFVTLPLLSRTTVFVVVIITIFSFQQFAPAYVMTRGGPSDSTLFVVYYLYQQAFSFLDPGYASAIAVVFLATVLVVALLQRRLLSRTDA from the coding sequence ATGGCCAAGGTAAGAACGAAGACCCGGTACTCCCGCTTCACCACCGTGGCCGGCTTCCTCGGGCCGTTCCTGGTGTTGCTGGTGGTCTTCCGCCTCATACCGATCGCCGAGGTGGCACTGACGAGCCTGCAGTATTTCAACCTGCTCCGCCCCGACGAGCGCCTCTTCATCGGGGTGGATAACTTCGTCAGGCTGGCGTCCGATCACAGGTTCCTGAAGTCGATGCAGGTCAGCGCCACCTTTGTGGTGGGCATGATCGTCCTTCAGATCCCGCTGGCGCTGGGGTTGGCGCTCGCCCTGCGCGGCTCGCAGCGGGGAATCCGCCGCATCCGCACGATCGTGTTCTCCCCCGTCACGATGTCGATCGTGGTGGTGACGGCGATCTGGCGGCTGCTGCTGGACCCGGCCAACGGCATTTTCAACGGGGTGCTGGAACGCCTCGGTTTCGAGGGTCTCGACTTCATCACCAGCACGTCGCAGGCGCTCCCGTCGCTGATGCTGATGATCATCTGGTACCAGATCGGGTTCACGATGATCCTGTTCGTGGCCGGCCTCCAAGCCATCCCAACGGTCTATGCCGAGGCCGCCGCGGTGGACGGCGCCGGACCGTGGCAGCGGTTCCGGTTCGTGACCCTCCCGCTCCTGTCGCGAACCACCGTGTTCGTGGTGGTCATCATCACGATCTTCAGCTTCCAGCAGTTCGCCCCGGCCTACGTGATGACGCGTGGCGGGCCGAGCGACAGCACGTTGTTCGTGGTGTACTACCTCTACCAGCAGGCTTTCAGCTTCCTGGACCCGGGCTACGCATCGGCGATAGCCGTGGTCTTCCTCGCCACGGTGCTGGTGGTGGCGCTCCTCCAGCGGCGGCTGCTGTCGAGGACGGACGCCTGA
- a CDS encoding S-layer homology domain-containing protein, with the protein MADALAGLGRLRMLSALILKRWVAASSVVAVLAVGAVAAAQSGDDCYAGLVVGPGESCTYPGTTQEFSVDDAGWGHFIFAASGTGIDMRGTTFNGVTYNFKASKQADGTWLIETAGATTTTNTTVVSTGFPDVAPDHYAFEAVEWAVEVGVTAGYTDGTFKPQRPLIKRHAVVFMERFYDEILQAEESEDFTRADMMVLLKAINDGTIRGTGSGTAAESPSRQGASRRFSDVAPDHYAFEAVEWAVEVGVTAGYTDGTFKPQRPLIKRHAVVFMERFYDEILQAEESEDFTRADMMVLLKAINDGTLTAARQAPGSDAMFPGSPESDRAALVALYHATDGPNWHVNDNWLTDEPLGNWYGVTTDHTGRVVRLVQHYNGLAGELPPQLGDLDAVETVELNGIDSNNLDLSPLSGLARLRHLTLFSSQVSDLSGLTDLPQLETLQLSDNEIHDLSPILRLHSLRTLNVAENPLSRRSVHTLIPILEARGVQVYHHGYALGDGDLTVEDGPLIYNDNLVVLPVAKGSGLLAYTSTFYRHFEDDFDFLVIVNIDGESEIGAGGYYIPVANDIQGIGQALYSYSNEFGSAGKLHGVPYFSEPWWFRGIILHEVMHRWAAYGHHPLAHGSHFADFSNIFGAFGGEFSSSFDQIVDLGDGQFRADKQEWSYTYGPLELYFAGLIPSEEVPDFWVAVDGAWVDQESGVFSATRIEPFTVTDVIAAYGRRVPHVSSSQREFRAAVILLLDEQNPTVDSKLLESLSSDIAWFSFIGADESSEENFFEATGGRATFRTDGLAQTLNN; encoded by the coding sequence GTGGCCGACGCGCTCGCCGGACTCGGACGACTGAGGATGCTGTCCGCGTTGATTCTCAAGCGATGGGTTGCGGCATCGAGTGTGGTCGCGGTGTTGGCTGTGGGTGCTGTCGCAGCGGCGCAGTCCGGCGACGACTGCTACGCGGGCCTGGTGGTGGGTCCGGGGGAGAGTTGCACCTACCCAGGCACGACTCAGGAGTTCTCGGTCGATGACGCCGGCTGGGGGCACTTCATCTTCGCCGCCTCCGGAACGGGTATCGACATGCGCGGCACGACCTTCAACGGAGTCACCTACAACTTCAAGGCCTCCAAGCAAGCCGACGGCACCTGGCTCATCGAGACCGCCGGCGCGACAACAACCACCAACACAACGGTGGTATCGACCGGGTTCCCGGACGTGGCGCCGGACCACTACGCCTTCGAGGCTGTCGAATGGGCGGTCGAGGTCGGCGTGACCGCCGGCTACACCGATGGCACGTTCAAACCGCAGCGGCCTCTCATCAAGCGGCACGCGGTCGTGTTCATGGAACGCTTCTACGACGAGATCCTTCAAGCCGAGGAGTCAGAGGACTTCACCCGTGCCGACATGATGGTGCTACTCAAAGCCATCAACGACGGCACCATCCGCGGGACCGGGTCCGGCACCGCAGCCGAGTCGCCTTCACGACAGGGAGCGAGCCGGCGTTTCTCAGACGTGGCGCCGGACCACTACGCCTTCGAGGCTGTCGAATGGGCGGTCGAGGTCGGCGTGACCGCCGGCTACACCGATGGCACGTTCAAACCGCAGCGGCCTCTCATCAAGCGGCACGCGGTCGTGTTCATGGAACGCTTCTACGACGAGATCCTTCAAGCCGAGGAGTCAGAGGACTTCACCCGTGCCGACATGATGGTGCTGCTCAAAGCCATCAACGACGGCACCCTGACCGCTGCCCGGCAAGCGCCCGGGTCCGACGCAATGTTCCCGGGTTCGCCGGAGTCGGATAGAGCCGCGCTTGTTGCGTTGTATCACGCCACCGACGGACCCAACTGGCACGTCAACGACAACTGGCTTACAGACGAACCCTTGGGGAATTGGTACGGAGTCACCACTGACCACACCGGCCGAGTCGTTCGACTGGTACAACATTACAATGGTCTCGCGGGCGAACTGCCACCTCAACTTGGTGACCTGGACGCTGTCGAGACGGTTGAGTTGAACGGCATCGATAGCAATAACCTCGACCTATCACCGCTGTCAGGTCTAGCACGGCTGCGTCACCTTACGCTGTTCAGTTCTCAGGTTTCTGACCTTTCAGGACTGACGGACCTACCTCAACTCGAGACCCTTCAGCTTTCTGATAACGAGATCCATGATCTATCGCCGATTCTACGTCTCCACAGCTTGCGGACTCTGAATGTGGCGGAGAACCCTCTCAGTCGTCGGTCCGTCCACACACTCATTCCGATTCTCGAAGCCAGGGGTGTCCAAGTTTATCATCACGGCTACGCCCTTGGCGACGGCGATTTGACCGTTGAAGATGGCCCATTGATTTACAACGACAATCTGGTTGTATTGCCGGTAGCAAAAGGTTCAGGACTCCTGGCCTACACGTCGACCTTCTACCGCCATTTCGAAGATGACTTTGACTTTCTGGTGATTGTGAATATTGATGGTGAGTCTGAGATAGGTGCCGGTGGGTATTATATCCCCGTAGCCAATGATATACAGGGGATTGGGCAAGCGCTATACTCGTATAGCAACGAATTTGGATCAGCCGGGAAACTCCACGGAGTCCCATACTTCAGTGAACCCTGGTGGTTTCGGGGTATCATTCTGCACGAGGTGATGCATAGGTGGGCTGCCTACGGCCACCATCCCCTCGCGCACGGTTCACACTTTGCTGACTTCAGCAACATCTTCGGGGCGTTTGGTGGAGAGTTCTCTTCTTCTTTCGACCAGATCGTCGATCTCGGAGATGGCCAGTTCCGTGCCGACAAACAGGAATGGTCTTACACGTATGGCCCACTAGAGCTCTACTTCGCAGGTCTCATTCCTTCAGAAGAGGTACCTGACTTTTGGGTCGCCGTTGATGGAGCGTGGGTCGATCAAGAATCTGGGGTGTTCTCTGCAACCCGGATAGAGCCGTTCACCGTAACCGATGTCATCGCTGCATACGGGCGACGGGTTCCTCATGTGTCCAGCTCCCAACGTGAGTTCAGGGCCGCAGTGATTCTGCTGTTGGATGAGCAGAATCCGACAGTGGATTCGAAGCTGCTCGAGAGCTTGAGTAGCGACATAGCTTGGTTCAGCTTCATCGGTGCGGATGAGTCCTCCGAAGAGAACTTCTTCGAAGCGACCGGGGGTCGGGCTACTTTCAGAACCGATGGCCTGGCGCAGACGCTCAACAACTAG
- a CDS encoding Rid family detoxifying hydrolase gives MSRTAVDLPLYPGFEGPYSQGAAGGGILYTSGQLPFDPKAGRIVDGSVEAQVRTCLENIERIVVAGGSDMDSVIRCCVFARRYTDFQAVSRAYAEAFDEPYPARTFITVADLPEGVDVIIEAVAFVPEPGRPSEDE, from the coding sequence ATGAGCCGGACAGCCGTTGACCTCCCGCTCTATCCCGGGTTCGAGGGCCCGTACTCGCAGGGCGCCGCCGGGGGCGGCATCCTGTACACCTCCGGCCAGCTCCCGTTCGACCCGAAAGCCGGGAGGATCGTGGACGGCTCGGTGGAGGCACAGGTGAGGACCTGCTTGGAGAACATCGAACGGATCGTCGTGGCCGGAGGCTCCGACATGGACTCGGTCATACGCTGCTGCGTGTTCGCCCGCCGCTACACCGACTTCCAGGCGGTCAGCCGGGCCTACGCCGAGGCGTTCGACGAGCCCTACCCGGCCCGGACGTTCATCACAGTGGCGGACCTCCCGGAAGGGGTCGACGTGATCATCGAGGCCGTCGCGTTCGTGCCGGAACCCGGCCGGCCATCCGAGGATGAATGA
- a CDS encoding DUF433 domain-containing protein, whose product MIPVFTHCLTTAEELLNPIEFGSDLHASIWRPAKGVWLNPRVQAGAPCIDGTRVPTRLVADLEAVGDHIEDIADDLSLNINQVRAALQYELAA is encoded by the coding sequence TTGATTCCCGTTTTCACACATTGTCTGACCACTGCTGAGGAGCTACTGAATCCGATCGAGTTCGGTTCCGACCTCCACGCTTCCATCTGGCGGCCGGCGAAGGGGGTGTGGCTCAACCCCAGAGTCCAGGCGGGCGCGCCGTGTATCGATGGAACCCGGGTTCCCACAAGACTGGTAGCCGACCTCGAAGCGGTGGGCGACCACATCGAGGACATCGCAGACGACCTGAGCCTGAACATCAACCAGGTACGCGCTGCCCTCCAGTACGAGCTCGCTGCCTGA
- a CDS encoding AAA family ATPase, with protein MEGYVSRLVDTLLEEYLGELPAVMVVGPRACGKTTTALRLVSSVVRLDSDEAAAFRASPDAALRGRAEPVLLDEWQMVPEVLGAVKRTIDADRRPGRFLITGSARTDPGDRFWPLTGRVVMLRMHPMTVAEQQHRPVRPLIDRIAEGDWPEGAPGAPVDLRSYLQFALRGGFPEPALELSDRGARAWLESYADQIALRDARTLGARTRCLPAAALPGGLRDQLRTGGPAQDGLRRGRYQPQDSPVVRCAVAGPDGRE; from the coding sequence ATGGAGGGCTACGTCTCCCGCCTCGTCGACACGCTCCTAGAGGAGTACCTCGGAGAGCTTCCGGCCGTCATGGTCGTGGGGCCGCGCGCCTGCGGCAAGACCACGACCGCCCTCCGTCTCGTCAGCAGTGTCGTCCGCCTGGACTCCGACGAGGCCGCCGCATTCCGCGCCAGCCCCGATGCTGCACTGCGCGGCCGTGCCGAGCCCGTGCTGCTTGATGAGTGGCAGATGGTGCCGGAGGTGCTCGGCGCCGTCAAGCGGACCATCGACGCGGACCGGCGACCCGGACGCTTCCTCATCACCGGATCAGCCCGAACCGACCCGGGCGACCGGTTCTGGCCTCTCACCGGCCGGGTCGTCATGCTGCGCATGCACCCGATGACCGTGGCCGAGCAACAGCATCGGCCCGTGCGTCCGCTCATAGACCGCATTGCGGAGGGCGATTGGCCGGAAGGCGCCCCGGGAGCTCCGGTCGATCTTCGATCGTATCTGCAGTTCGCTCTCCGCGGCGGGTTCCCCGAGCCTGCGCTCGAGCTGAGCGACCGCGGCGCCCGAGCATGGCTCGAGAGCTATGCCGACCAGATCGCCCTGCGCGATGCCCGCACTCTCGGCGCCCGAACCCGATGCCTACCGGCTGCAGCGCTACCTGGAGGCTTACGCGATCAACTCCGGACGGGTGGTCCAGCACAAGACGGTCTACGACGCGGCCGGTATCAGCCGCAAGACAGCCCTGTCGTACGATGCGCTGTTGCGGGACCTGACGGTCGTGAATGA
- a CDS encoding nucleoside hydrolase: MSEDLIIDCDTGSDDAIALLVGALHPDLNLIAVTTVAGNCPVEITTLNTLKVLESAAISGVPVYRGADGPLIGQIDRSAGWPQDLDLPEPSIAAEPVHAVDFLVETLATAETPITLAAVGPLTNLALAFRMRPGIVSNIERIAIMGGGIAVSNISASAEANIYWDPEAADVVFRAGAPIEMFPLDATHMAPVTSGDVARWAEAGTPAALTAAAFLPERIHMYESRMPVEGGGAPVHDALAVGALVDPDLVRFERANVEIELHGTLTRGRTVVDQRPHTFLASQPKNARVAVWADRERFLDFLSRIFHSQESGDDDR; this comes from the coding sequence GTGTCGGAAGATCTGATCATCGATTGCGACACGGGTTCCGACGATGCGATAGCGCTGCTGGTGGGCGCCCTCCATCCGGACCTGAACCTGATCGCGGTCACCACGGTCGCCGGGAACTGTCCCGTCGAGATCACCACATTGAACACCCTCAAGGTCCTCGAGAGCGCCGCCATCTCCGGGGTCCCCGTGTACCGGGGGGCCGACGGTCCTCTCATCGGCCAGATCGACCGTAGCGCGGGTTGGCCCCAGGATCTGGACCTGCCGGAGCCGTCGATCGCGGCCGAGCCGGTGCATGCGGTCGATTTCCTCGTCGAGACATTGGCGACCGCGGAGACTCCGATCACGCTTGCCGCGGTCGGCCCGCTGACCAACCTCGCCCTGGCGTTCCGGATGCGTCCGGGGATCGTCTCGAACATCGAGCGGATCGCGATCATGGGGGGCGGCATCGCGGTCAGCAACATCTCGGCCAGCGCCGAGGCCAACATCTACTGGGATCCCGAAGCCGCCGACGTCGTGTTCCGGGCGGGCGCGCCGATCGAGATGTTCCCCCTGGACGCCACCCACATGGCCCCCGTCACCTCCGGCGACGTGGCCCGCTGGGCCGAAGCCGGGACCCCGGCCGCCCTGACCGCCGCCGCGTTCCTGCCGGAACGGATCCACATGTACGAGTCGAGGATGCCCGTCGAGGGAGGCGGCGCTCCCGTGCACGATGCGCTGGCCGTGGGCGCATTGGTCGATCCGGATCTGGTGAGGTTCGAACGGGCCAATGTCGAGATTGAACTGCACGGGACCCTCACCCGGGGCCGCACGGTCGTCGACCAGCGACCGCACACCTTCCTCGCCTCGCAACCCAAGAACGCCCGGGTGGCGGTCTGGGCGGATCGCGAGCGTTTCCTCGACTTCCTCTCCCGGATCTTCCACTCCCAGGAGTCCGGGGACGACGACAGATGA
- a CDS encoding adenosylcobinamide amidohydrolase, whose translation MSRLVDPHLVPATGEHRGVLVWRWGTPVSVLSSAPVGGGPGVAEWVLNIGVRSDYDRTDLSDHADEVAAELDLRGTGVAMFTAVDLSRRQRSTAVGVVVDATVGISHPTWAAGTPATETPAAGGTINLVVQLPVALDPGAAVNAVITATEAKAQALANRGIPGTGTATDAVTIVWPAKAAAERFAGPRSPWGSRIAQAVYQAVRAGAERRS comes from the coding sequence GTGAGCCGTCTGGTCGACCCCCACCTGGTCCCTGCAACCGGCGAGCATCGAGGGGTGCTGGTGTGGCGGTGGGGAACTCCGGTGTCGGTACTGTCGTCGGCGCCCGTGGGCGGTGGACCGGGTGTGGCGGAGTGGGTGCTCAACATTGGCGTCAGATCGGACTACGACCGCACCGACCTCTCCGACCATGCCGATGAAGTGGCGGCCGAGTTGGATCTGCGGGGAACCGGGGTGGCGATGTTCACGGCGGTGGACCTGAGCCGCCGGCAACGCAGCACCGCGGTAGGGGTGGTGGTGGACGCCACCGTGGGGATCAGCCATCCCACCTGGGCCGCCGGAACGCCTGCGACTGAGACGCCCGCGGCGGGAGGCACGATCAACCTCGTGGTGCAGCTGCCTGTCGCACTGGACCCGGGGGCGGCAGTGAACGCGGTGATCACAGCCACAGAAGCCAAGGCCCAGGCGTTGGCAAACCGAGGGATACCTGGGACCGGGACCGCCACCGACGCGGTCACGATCGTGTGGCCGGCCAAGGCCGCTGCGGAGCGGTTCGCCGGTCCGCGGTCACCGTGGGGCAGCAGGATCGCTCAAGCCGTCTACCAGGCAGTACGGGCTGGAGCTGAACGAAGGAGTTGA
- a CDS encoding SIS domain-containing protein, whose product MKVATSDRTTKTEHTELHMWREIHRQPEVAALNLDNEDGLGRAAAWIAEQGPKHLHFAGCGDSRFTGKVGRYAMSRWAGMPSAVHQSFDAHSYLLEEISGGILLAYSNSGESQSTVACAEAAAIRGVPVLAVTGHEGSRLARLADHVLVTTLPEAPVAASHTTSHTAMIASTLGLAARVAAIRSRETTSIDRALASAPAAMRDTIEMAGPKAQETAARHRSRDRWVLLGAGPHHATALTGAAKLYETGYVPAICEALDEYAHEQMFILEPGDPVLVVTSRGLSHRKAVEIADGVSDLDGDPVIVSELEPSDLGGHRVLPVAPLAEPVEEVAALTHLMPLQLYALHLALARGQDPDRVRYFAVNMRLIGQGKTIQDADL is encoded by the coding sequence ATGAAAGTGGCTACCTCAGACCGGACGACGAAGACCGAACACACGGAACTGCACATGTGGCGGGAGATCCACCGCCAACCGGAGGTAGCGGCCCTGAATCTCGATAACGAGGATGGGCTCGGGAGGGCGGCAGCGTGGATCGCCGAGCAGGGCCCGAAGCATCTCCACTTCGCGGGGTGCGGCGACTCGCGGTTCACCGGGAAAGTGGGCCGCTACGCGATGTCCCGGTGGGCAGGGATGCCGTCGGCCGTACACCAGTCGTTCGACGCCCACTCCTACCTGCTGGAGGAGATCAGCGGAGGGATCCTCCTGGCCTACTCCAACTCCGGGGAGTCCCAGTCGACCGTGGCCTGTGCCGAAGCCGCCGCGATCCGCGGTGTCCCGGTACTCGCCGTCACCGGCCACGAAGGGTCGCGGCTGGCGCGGCTGGCCGACCACGTCCTGGTGACCACCCTGCCCGAAGCACCGGTCGCGGCGTCGCACACCACGAGCCACACCGCCATGATCGCATCGACCCTGGGCCTCGCCGCCCGGGTCGCCGCGATCCGGTCCAGGGAAACCACCTCGATCGACCGGGCGCTGGCGAGCGCGCCTGCCGCGATGCGCGACACGATAGAGATGGCGGGACCGAAGGCTCAGGAGACAGCAGCACGGCACAGGTCCAGGGACCGCTGGGTACTGCTCGGCGCCGGTCCGCATCACGCCACCGCTCTCACCGGGGCGGCGAAGCTCTACGAGACGGGCTACGTACCGGCGATATGCGAGGCCCTCGATGAGTACGCACACGAGCAGATGTTCATCCTCGAACCGGGGGACCCGGTCCTGGTGGTGACATCGCGAGGGCTATCGCACCGGAAGGCGGTGGAGATCGCCGACGGTGTCTCCGACCTGGATGGCGACCCGGTCATCGTCTCGGAACTCGAGCCCTCGGACCTTGGTGGCCATCGGGTACTCCCGGTCGCGCCGCTAGCCGAACCCGTCGAGGAGGTAGCCGCGCTGACCCACCTAATGCCCTTGCAGCTCTACGCGCTCCACCTGGCGCTCGCCCGGGGACAGGACCCGGACCGCGTCAGGTACTTCGCGGTGAACATGCGCCTGATCGGCCAGGGCAAGACAATACAGGACGCCGATCTGTAG